ATTAAACTTAGGTGATTTAGATAATATACAGTTGATAAATACAGGAGCGAATGCAGAAAACAAAGAAAATAATATAGAGTTAAAGCATTCTAATATGCAGAGGGCTAATGTAGAAGATGCAAGTATTTTAGACTTAAATAAAAAGTACATAGGGGATAATACAGAAATTAAGGAGAACAATACTAGTAATGATAAAGTTTTATTAGAAGGTGAACGTCATATAGAATTTTTAAAAGAAAAATCTATATCTAGCTTAGAAGAAAAAAACTTAAATACTAAAAATAATATAGATATTTTAAAAGGTTATCTAAAAGCTGTTGGAGACAAGACATTATATGAATATGTAGAGAAGAAAATAAACCTCCTAGCTAAAGATACTGAAAATAATATTGTAGATGCCTCCAATGAAAATTTAAGTGATGATATAAAGGCTCTTATTTCATTAGGTAAGAATTTAAAAGAAGATATATCAAAAAATATAGATATAATAAAAACTAATATAAAGTCTATAATAAAACTTACAGAATCAAATTTGATATTCCAAGACAAAACAAATTTAGAACATGTTAAAATTCCTATAAACAATTTAAAGATACTCAATTCCATTTATAATGAATACTATTATTTAGATTTTCCCTTAAAGGTAATAGAAAATGAATATCCATTTAAATTAATTATTAAGAATAAAAATAATCAAAATAAAACAATATATCCAAAAGATATAAAAATAGTAGCTAGTATAAAAACTTTAAATATGGGACCTATAGATAATTATATAACCATTAAAGATAATCATTTAGACCTTAAGATAAAGGTTAATAATAGCTTTAAAAATGTATTAAATAAGTTTAAATATAGATTAGTAAATAGTTTAAATGATATGGGATATAAATCTAATATTGTAATACAAGAGATAGAAAAAGAAATAAGTTTAACAAATTCTTGTGAGTTTTTTGAAGATCCTAGTTTTAGCAGTATTAATACTTTAATATAGAATAATAATTTTATTTTTTATATAGGATGTGATAATATTATGAAAGAGCGAAAAAAAGCAGCAGCTTTAAAATATGATAATATATATGAACCTCCTATAGTTACAGCTTCAGGTACGGGATATATTGCTGAGAAGATTTTAGAAAAGGCTATGGAAGGTAATGTGCCGATTATAGAAAACAAGGAACTTACGGAGCTCTTAACTAAGGTAGAAGTAGGAGATAGTATACCAGAGGAGGTATACGAAGCAGTTGCTACAATACTCGCATATATTATGAGTATAGATAGTACATTAGAATAAGGTGTGATATTATTATGGCATTATGGTCAATATCTGATTTACATTTAGCGTTTACTATAGATAAACCAATGGATATCTTTGGTGATAACTGGTATATGCATGAAGAAAAAATAAAAGAAAATTGGTTAAAAGAAATAAAGGATAAGGATACTGTGTTAATAGCAGGGGATATATCTTGGTCTATGAATATAGAAGAAGGTTTTGAAGATTTAAATTGGATACATAACCTTCCTGGCGATAAAATATTAGTTAAAGGTAATCATGACTACTGGTGGAGTGGAATAAAAAGGTTAAATAGTATGTATGATGACCTAAACTTTATACAAAATAACTCTTTTTCATATGAAGATTATGCAATCTGCGGTACAAGAGGATGGATATTACCGGGAGGGACAAATTTTACCTCAAATGACGAGAAAATATTTAAAAGAGAATGTATAAGACTCAGGTTATCCTTAGAAGAGGGACGTAAAAAAGGATTTTCAAAATTTATAGTAATGACTCATTATCCCCCTATTTATCCTAATATGGAGGATACAGAATTTATTAAGATTCTAAAAGAGTTTAATGTTGAAAAAGTTATTTACGGTCATTTACATGGTCCCTCACTAAAGAAAGTTTTCGAAGGACATAGAGATGGAATAGAATATATAATGACCTCTAGTGATTATTTAAACTTTTATCCTAAAAAAATATTAGATTAAAATATAGGTTTATATAATATAGTTTTTGTAAATATATATTTATTACTATGTTTTGTTGTATTATAATATGGTATTAGAAGGATATATTAGATATTTGAAAATAAAAGTTAAAAGAGGTCGGCTTATGGCAATTAGAGAATGGAAGAGTTTTTTATTACCTTATGAACAGGCAGTAGAGGAATTAAAAACAAAATTTAAAAATATAAGAAAAGAATATAGAAGAAAAAATGAATATTCTCCCATAGAGTTTGTAACAGGAAGGGTAAAGGAAATATCAAGTATATTAGAGAAAGCAAATAAATTTGACATACCCTTAGATAGAATTGAGTATGAGATGGAGGATATAGCTGGTATAAGAGTTATGTGCCAATTTGTAGATGATATACAAAAAGTGGTTAATATAATTAGAGATAGAAAAGATATGGATATAATTTATGAAAAAGATTATATAACTAACTTTAAAAATAGTGGTTATAGAAGCTATCATATAATAATTAAGTACTCTGTTTATATGGCAGAGGGGGAAAAGGAAATTTTAGCAGAATTCCAAATAAGAACCCTAGCCATGAACTTTTGGGCTACAGTAGAGCATTCATTAAATTATAAGTATAAACATTCTATTCCTGTTTATATTAAAGAGAAACTTAAAAAAGCAGCTGATGCAGCATTTTTATTGGATCAAGAAATGCAAGAAATAAAAGAAGAAATTAAGGATGCTCAGAAGTTATTTGAAATTAAATCAACTTTAGTTTCAAATATATCAGATAACATAGCAAGTTTGGGTGCTTTAGGAAAAAATGCAGAGGTTGCAAGGTTTAGAGAACAATTAAATACTCTTATAGAAGAGGGAGATGTTGTTGAATTAAGTTCACTTTTAAAAACTACAGAGAGAATTATTGAGCTTTATAAGGTATAAAAATGTGGCTATTTCAAAAGATTTAAAAATCATTTGAAATAGCCACTTATTTTTATTAATGCTTCACAATATTAAATGATGTATCTTACTAAAACCTTATATTGATTTATGATATCTTGAATTAATTGGCAACTATATTAACTAGTCTACCTTTAATTACGATTACTTTTCTTACAGTTTTACCTTCTAAATTTTTAGATATATTCTCATCGTTTAAGGCAAATTCTTTTATAGATTCTTCAGAAGAATCAGAAGGAACATTTATTCTAGATTTAATCTTACCGTTTATTTGAATTGCAATTTCAATTTCGTCTTTAATTAAAGCCCTAGGATCAAATTTAGGCCAAGATGAATTAAAGATAGAGTAATCCATACCTAATAGTTCCCATTGTTCTTCTGAAAAATGAGGAGCAAAAGGAGCTATAAGTTTAATATAATCTGCAAGTACTTCCTTTAATAAGTTAAAGTTTTTAGAAGTTACATCC
The nucleotide sequence above comes from Hathewaya histolytica. Encoded proteins:
- a CDS encoding GTP pyrophosphokinase, with the protein product MAIREWKSFLLPYEQAVEELKTKFKNIRKEYRRKNEYSPIEFVTGRVKEISSILEKANKFDIPLDRIEYEMEDIAGIRVMCQFVDDIQKVVNIIRDRKDMDIIYEKDYITNFKNSGYRSYHIIIKYSVYMAEGEKEILAEFQIRTLAMNFWATVEHSLNYKYKHSIPVYIKEKLKKAADAAFLLDQEMQEIKEEIKDAQKLFEIKSTLVSNISDNIASLGALGKNAEVARFREQLNTLIEEGDVVELSSLLKTTERIIELYKV
- a CDS encoding metallophosphoesterase, translated to MALWSISDLHLAFTIDKPMDIFGDNWYMHEEKIKENWLKEIKDKDTVLIAGDISWSMNIEEGFEDLNWIHNLPGDKILVKGNHDYWWSGIKRLNSMYDDLNFIQNNSFSYEDYAICGTRGWILPGGTNFTSNDEKIFKRECIRLRLSLEEGRKKGFSKFIVMTHYPPIYPNMEDTEFIKILKEFNVEKVIYGHLHGPSLKKVFEGHRDGIEYIMTSSDYLNFYPKKILD
- a CDS encoding EscU/YscU/HrcU family type III secretion system export apparatus switch protein, giving the protein MKERKKAAALKYDNIYEPPIVTASGTGYIAEKILEKAMEGNVPIIENKELTELLTKVEVGDSIPEEVYEAVATILAYIMSIDSTLE